Proteins co-encoded in one Halorussus lipolyticus genomic window:
- a CDS encoding AMP-binding protein, translating to MFSHDQRPYDWVGAWSEKRARLSPDSVGLVDATTGERFTYADLDARANRTARLLREEGVVGGRAVGEDEDGERVAVLSRNRPELVDLFFATAKTGGVLAPLSHRLAGGELVEMLNDVDPALLVVEDPFADLAERVLDHENREFDCSVLALSTGEGDSDADTSAFDSWADALPEDDSPVESADVSMDDAHLFLHTGGSTGVPKETVLTHGSLVWNSFNTITAWGLRPEDVTPMVFPMFHTGGWNVLSVPLFHLGGTVVIAREFEPSEVLHLVESEGATLLVAVPAVLRMMANHDDWADTDLSTLRFAKSGGGPCRESVMEAWWDRSVDLSQGYGLTECGPNNFTMPEGWPREKADSVGVPVMHADARVVDDDGEKLPAGEIGELELASPHAADRYWRNEEETEATFGNGWVSTGDLARKDDEGYVYIEGRKKNMYVSGGENVYPAEVEDRIADHPTVEEVVVVPVADDQWGQVGKAVVQGDETLTLDELTDFLDGKLARFKRPRHLDFVEEMPMSGPSKIDRQAVNDEFGDE from the coding sequence ATGTTTAGCCACGACCAGCGACCCTACGACTGGGTGGGCGCGTGGAGCGAGAAGCGCGCCCGCCTCTCGCCAGATTCGGTCGGCCTCGTGGACGCCACGACCGGCGAGCGGTTCACCTACGCCGACCTCGACGCGCGGGCCAATCGGACCGCGAGGCTCCTCCGCGAGGAGGGCGTCGTGGGCGGCCGAGCAGTCGGCGAGGACGAAGACGGCGAGCGCGTCGCGGTCCTCTCGCGGAACCGCCCGGAACTCGTGGACCTCTTTTTCGCCACCGCCAAGACCGGCGGCGTCCTCGCGCCCCTCTCCCACCGCCTCGCTGGGGGCGAACTGGTCGAGATGCTCAACGACGTGGACCCGGCCCTGCTGGTGGTCGAAGACCCCTTCGCCGACCTCGCCGAGCGCGTGCTGGACCACGAGAACCGGGAGTTCGACTGCTCGGTCCTCGCGCTTTCGACCGGCGAAGGCGACTCCGACGCCGACACGTCGGCGTTCGACTCGTGGGCCGACGCGCTCCCCGAAGACGACTCGCCGGTCGAGAGCGCCGACGTGTCGATGGACGACGCCCACCTGTTTCTCCACACCGGCGGTTCGACCGGGGTGCCCAAGGAGACGGTGCTGACCCACGGGTCGCTCGTCTGGAACTCGTTCAACACCATCACCGCGTGGGGTCTCCGCCCCGAGGACGTGACCCCGATGGTGTTCCCGATGTTCCACACCGGCGGATGGAACGTCCTGTCGGTCCCCCTGTTCCACCTCGGCGGCACCGTCGTCATCGCCCGCGAGTTCGAACCCAGTGAGGTCCTGCACCTCGTGGAATCGGAAGGTGCGACTCTCCTCGTCGCAGTTCCGGCGGTCCTCCGGATGATGGCCAACCACGACGACTGGGCCGACACCGACCTCTCGACGCTCCGGTTCGCCAAATCGGGCGGCGGCCCTTGCCGCGAATCGGTCATGGAGGCGTGGTGGGACCGCAGTGTGGACCTCTCGCAGGGCTACGGCCTGACCGAGTGCGGCCCGAACAACTTCACGATGCCCGAGGGCTGGCCCCGCGAGAAGGCCGACAGCGTGGGCGTCCCGGTGATGCACGCCGACGCCAGAGTCGTGGACGACGACGGCGAGAAACTCCCGGCGGGCGAAATCGGCGAACTCGAACTGGCGAGTCCGCACGCCGCAGACCGATACTGGCGCAACGAGGAGGAGACCGAAGCCACGTTCGGGAACGGGTGGGTTTCGACCGGCGATTTGGCCCGCAAGGACGACGAGGGCTACGTCTACATCGAGGGTCGGAAGAAGAACATGTACGTCTCGGGCGGCGAGAACGTCTACCCCGCCGAAGTCGAGGACCGAATCGCCGACCACCCCACGGTCGAGGAGGTCGTGGTCGTGCCGGTCGCCGACGACCAGTGGGGACAGGTCGGCAAGGCGGTCGTGCAGGGCGACGAGACGCTGACCCTCGACGAACTGACCGACTTCTTGGACGGCAAGCTAGCGCGGTTCAAGCGCCCGCGACACCTCGATTTCGTCGAGGAGATGCCGATGTCCGGTCCCTCCAAAATCGACCGACAGGCCGTCAACGACGAGTTCGGCGACGAGTAA